The genomic stretch TCTTGGCATCAATAACGGTCCCTTCCACTCCTGGCGGCACACGCAGGGAAGTATCTCTCACATCGCTCGCTTTTTCCCCGAAAATGGCGCGAAGGAGCTTCTCTTCCGCCGAAAGCTGTGTTTCGCCTTTCGGCGTGACCTTGCCGACGAGAATATCACCTGCTTTCACCGCTGTACCCATGCGAATGATCCCGTCTTCATCGAGGTTCCGCAAAACATCTTCACCAACATTGGGAATGTCACGGGTAATTTCTTCCTTTCCCAATTTGGTGTCTCTGGCCATGGTTTCGAACTCTTCAATGTGGATCGATGTATAGACATCCTCCTTGACAATCCGCTCACTGACCAGTATGGAGTCCTCGTAATTGTAGCCACCCCATGCCATGAAAGCAACCATGACATTACGCCCCAGAGCCAGTTCGCCATTGTCGACAGCCGGACCATCGGCAATGACATCGCCTGTTTTCACACGTGCTCCCTTCTCTACGATAGGTTTCTGGTTGAAGCAGGTATCCTGGTTGGAACGATGGTACTTGACCAAATTATAAATATCCACACCCGTATCGGTGCTGTCACGGCCAGACTCGTCGCTGCGAATAACAATGCGCAGGGCGTCGACGCTTTCCACCACCCCAGCACGCTTTGCCACGATAACGGCGCCGGAATCTCGCGCCACAATCGCCTCCATACCTGTACCGACTAGAGGCGCTTCAGGTTTTATCAGTGGCACAGCCTGTCGCTGCATATTGGACCCCATCAGGGCGCGGTTGGCATCATCATGTTCCAGGAAAGGGATCAACGTCGCCGCCACACTCACGAGCTGGTTTGGCGATACATCCATCATGTTGACTTCCGTCGGCACACAGGCCAGAAAGTTCTCTCCCCGTCGAACCGAAACAAGATCTCCGAGAAAATGACCGTCAGGGCTAATAGGCGTGTCCGCCGGCGCTATAACCTGGTTCTCTTCTTCGATTGCCGTTAAAAATCGAATCTCATCCGACACATGACCGTTTTCGACAACCCGATAAGGCGTTTCGATGAATCCGAATTCATTTACCCGGGCGTAGCTGCTCAAGGATACAATCAACCCAATATTGGGGCCTTCCGGCGTCTCCACCGGACAAATACGACCATAATGTGTCGGATGGACATCACGTACTTCAAAACCTGCCCGCTCCCTGGTCAATCCACCGGGCCCCAGGGCAGACAATCGCCGTTTATGTGTAATTTCAGACAGGGGATTCGTTTGATCCATGAATTGGGATAATTGACTGCTTCCGAAGAATTCGCTTACCACCGCCGAAACCGGTTTTGCGTTGACCAAATCGTGAGGCATCATGGTTTCAATATCCTGGAGACTCATTTTTTCCTTGACGGCCCTCTCCATCCTGACCATGCCGATCCGATACTGATTCTCGATCAACTCTCCTACTGAACGCACCCTCCGGTTTCCCAGGTGGTCAATATCGTCTACACTACAATCGTGAGCACCGTTTTTCAGATCCAGAAGATACTTGACCGCCGCTAAGACATCCTCATTGCGTAAAATCGTCACGTCTGTCGCAACATCCAGACGCAATTTATAATTCATCTTCGCCCGACCAACAGCGGAAAGATCATATGTATCCGCCTGGAAGAACAAACTGCCAAAGAACTTTCGTGCCGTCTCAGGCGTGGGAGGGCTACTGGGACGCAAACGCCGATAGATCTCCATGACCGCATCTTCCTCAGAATCAATGCGATCCATGAGAAGCGTATCCCGAATAGAGGCGTTTTCCATATCCTCGTCAAGCCGGATAAAATCACATTCCGTCACGCCTCTCTCGCGCAGCATTTCCAGCCCGTCCAAGCTCAATGTCTCGTTGCATTTCAGCAGCGTCTCTCCCGTTAAGGGATCAAGGACATCAGCGACAAGGACCTCGTCCACGATATCCTCGGGGGTGACGTCAATCCTGTTGATCCCGGCTTCCGTCAAACGACGCAGAAGTACCCTGGATATCTTTCTTCCCTTTTTGGCAATGACTTCTCCTGTTTTCGTATCTCGAATATCATTGGGGGCTCTTTCGTCAATCAACGTTTCATTGATGGGAATGAACATTTTCTCCCCCTCGATCAGCACCTTCTGAACACCATAGAAATATTTCAGGATAAATTCCGTGGAATTCCCCATAGCCTTCAAAAGAATCGTTACAGGCATTTTTCTCCGCCTGTCGATTCTCACATAGAGCAAATCCTTGGAGTCGAATTCCAGATCCAGCCAAGACCCACGGATCGGGATAATCCGGGCGGAATAAATCAATTTTCCGCTCGTCACCGTTTTCCCCTTGTCATGGTCATAGAAAATGCCCGGGGAACGGTGTAATTGGCTGACAATAACCCTTTCCGTACCATTGACAATAAACGTACCCGTATCGGTCATCAAGGGAATTTCCCCGAAAAAGATCTCCTGCTCCTTGACATCGCGTATTTGCCTTGTTTCTCCTGAAACCTTCTCCTGATCCGGTGTTTTTTCTATATCAAAGACAACCAGACGGGCAACGATCCTAAGAGGCGCAGCATAAGTCAGGCCTTTCTGCAGACACTCCTTGACATCGTAGCGAGGCTCGCCGATTTTGTAACTGACAAACTCCAGAGAACATTTTCCACTGAAATCGGAAATGGGGAAGGCGCTCCTGAAGGCCCCCTGAAGGCCAATGTTGGCCCTTTCCCCTGGTTCCACATCCCGCTGGAGAAACTTCTCATAAGACTTCGTTTGGATATCGAGGAGATTCGGAATATCCAGAATCTTTTTTATACACCCTAGATTTTTTCTAAACTCTGCCATATCGCCCCATGGAATTACCTTTAAAATTCTTCATTTTATCCGCATTTTGTGACATACAGAGCATCCATGAAAGACAAGCGAAGCAAACCCGCGGATATGCTTCGGTCTGCCTCGCCGCTCTGATGTCTAACATGACCACACCAACACGTTGGGGTGGAACCTTGATTTCAGGAACGCGCATCAATAAGGTTTACCCCGGTCATCCAAGCCTGTCTTCGTCTCACCTGACCAGCTTCTCCAACCAAAGAACAAGAAGCCGATGGATTGTCGTACCGATAGATTTTCCTACTTGATCTCCACGGCACCGCCCACTTCTTCAATCTTCTTTTTGATGTCCTCGGCTTCGTCCTTCTGCACGGCCTCTTTGATCGGCTTCGGCACACCTTCCACCAGATCCTTCGCCTCTTTCAGTCCCAGACCGGTGATGGCCCGAACAACCTTAATGACTTGAATCTTCTCATTGCCAAATCCCGTGAGGACCACATCAAACTCGGTCTTCTCCTCGGCAGCTGTTGCCGCTGCCGCCGCAGGCGTTCCAGCTGCCGCTACCGCCACAGGCGCCGCTGCAGATACACCGAACTTCTCCTCCAATTCCTTTACAAGTTCCGAAAGCTCGAGAACCGTCATTCCTTCAATAAAACTTACGACATCCGCCTTAGTAATCTCTGCCATTTTTGTTATCCTTCCTATCGATTTTTAGTTATCGTTTTCTTTTTTAACCCTGTACGCATCAAGAACCTGTACCAAACCCCTCGGTACGGCACTTAAAACGTTGACCAAAGATGTCTGCACACCAACCATGACGGAAAGCAGTTTGGCCAAGAGGACCTCTCTACCAGGCAATTCCGCCAAGGCGTTGATCTGTGAGACGTCCAAAACTTTTCCCTCAAGCACACCGGCGACAAGTTCCAATTGCGCATTTTTTTTGGCAAAATCGACCAGTGTTTTAGCCGGCTCCACCACGTCACCGTTGTTGAGGACAATGGCCAAAGGCCCCTTCAGGTAATCTTTCAGGACTGCCGCACACGTGTCTCTGGAAGCAATCTCCAAAAGGGTGTTTTTGACGACCCGCAGCTCTGTGTCGGATTTTCTCAGGGCGTTTCTCAGGGCTGTGATCTTTTCGACATTAAGACCACTGTAATTCGCAAGGACTGCGAGCCTCACTCCTTCCAGTTTGTCATGAAGCTCTGCGATAACTTTTTCTTTCGTTCTCCGATCCAATATCCAACCTCCTTCCTCCGTTCGAATGGGCCATTGCATCCCCTGCTGTGTGGACGCACGATATGAAAGTCAGAGAACAAAAACGTACAGAAAGGACATACCCCTACACCAGCAAATCATCATTTCGTCTCGGCAGGCCGCCAAGGTCCGATTTAAACTATTCTGTACCTGCTGTCTCAGACTTAAAGTTAGACAAATAATGAATATCAGTTAATATTCCTCACATCCAGGGGGTCAACCTTGACCCCGGGACCCATGGTCGTAGAAATTGAGATACTCCGCATATAAACACCCTTGCTGGATGCGGGTTTCAATTTGATAATGGTTTCCAGAAGTGTGGCGATATTATCTCTCAGTTTTTCCACACCAAACGATACCTTACCGACCGGACTATGGATGATACCGGCCTTTTCAACGCGAAATTCAACCTTGCCCGCCTTGAGTTCCTGAACGGCATTGGCCACATCGAAAGTGACCGTCCCGACTTTCGGGTTCGGCATAAGTCCGCGAGGGCCGAGGATTTTGCCAATTTTACCCACGCTGCCCATCATATCCGGGGTTGCCACCGTCTTATCGAACTCAAGCCAACCACCCTTGATTTTCTCAACAAGATCATCGCCGCCCACCACATCAGCTCCGGCTTCCAGCGCCTCTTTTTCCTTTTCCCCTTTGGCAAAAACGAGTACACGAACCGTCTTGCCAAGTCCATGAGGCAAAACAACGCTGCCGCGGATCATCTGGTCGGCATGGGCAGGATTGACCCCCAAACGAATCGCCGCATCAACCGTTTCATCAAACTTCGCTCTGGCCGTACGAATTGAAAGATCAATGGCTTCCTGCAGAGTGTACCGTCTATTCGGCTCAATCTGCGCTTTAGCTTTTACAAACTCTTTTCCTTTTCGAGACATGACGAAAACCTCTATTTCTTTTTAACCAACCACCTCTATCCCCATGGACCGTGCCGTTCCAGAGATAATCCGGATGGCGTTATCCAAATCCACTGCGTTCAAATCCTTGTACTTCAATTCTGCAATTTCCTTTATCTGTCCTGACGTGACTGATCCAACCTTGTCCCGGTTTGGCACCCCGGAACCTTTGGCAATCTTGGCCGCCTGTTTCAGAAGTACCGAGGCCGGCGGGGTTTTCGTGACAAACGTGAAGGACCGGTCTGAATAAACAGTGATCACAACAGGGATGACCGTTCCCTCCTGATTCTGTGTCATGGCGTTATAGGCCTTACAAAACTCCATAATATTCACACCATGCTGCCCCAAAGCGGGACCGATCGGCGGTGAGGGTGTCGCCTTCCCGGCTTTGATTTGTAGTTTTATGCTCGCAATAATCTTCTTTGCCATAATGACCACCTATTCTTTTCTATCAACGCCTGTCCTTTACTTCGCTGCTTTTCGTGTCAATTCTGTATCACTTGGATAAAGTCCAGTTCGACAGGCGTCGGACGACCAAATATACTCACGATAACACGGAGTTTACCCTTTTCGGGTCTTACTTCATCAATGACTCCGTCAAAATTTGTGAACGGCCCGTCGATGACGCGGACATGATCTCCTACATCGAACTTGAATTTGGGCTGCGGTTTTAAGGTTCCCTCATCAATCCGTGTAATCAGATTTTCGACGTCCTTATCCGGAACCGGGGACGGCTTGTCCTTGCTCCCGATAAACCCTGTAACTTTGGGCGTATCCTTGACAATGTGCCATGTCTCATCGTTCAACTTCATCCGAACCAGAATATATCCCGGGAAAAATTTCCTCTTTGATGTTTTTCTCTCCCCTGAAACCAACTCCACAACGTTTTCTTCCGGAATCAAAATGTCCGAAAAAAAATCCTGCTTCCCCTCGGTTTTAATGCGTTCCTCCAGAGAAAGTTTTACTTTGTTTTCAAACCCTGAATAAGTATGAACAACATACCACCTGAATTCCATATTGTTAACCCAACAACGCCTTAATGATCTTGGCCAGCCCAAAATCCACAAGCCCCAAAAAGAGGGACACGATGATTACCACAACCAACACAACCCCTGTGGACGCAAACGTCTGTTTGCGCGTTGGCCAGGTCACTTTCCTCAATTCGGCTCTCGCCTCTCCTAAAAACTGGCGAATCCTAAACAGAACCAGTTTAATCTTGTCCATTAAGTTACCCAATCAATCTCGCACCCTTTGATTTCATAAAGTGAATGGCAGGCCAGGAGGGATTCGAACCCCCAGCATCCGGATTTGGAGTCCGGCGCTCTATCCATTAGAGCTACTGGCCTGTTTTTTCCATGCAAAATGATTCCGTGTAAAGAGACGTTATTTCGTTTCTCGATGCGGGGTATGGGTCCGACAAAACTTGCAGTATTTTTTTAACTCGAGACGACCCTGCATCGTTCTTTTGTTTTTTGTTGTTGAGTAGTTTCGTTGTTTGCATTCCGTGCAGGCCAATAAAATGATATTTCTCATAGAAGTCTCTTCATTCCTTTTTATGGAGCCCACGACCAGAATTGAACTGGTGACCTCATCCTTACCAAGGATGTGCTCTACCGACTGAGCTACGTGGGCCGGTTGATATCAGAAAATAACCCGCGACCTACCCTGTTCAGGCCTCTTCCGACTGGCTTCTGAAGGACACAGGCACCGTTTCAAATTTCATGGAGCGGGAAACGGGATTCGAACCCGCGACCCTCAGCTTGGAAGGCTGACGCTCTAGCCACTGAGCTACTCCCGCTTCGCTTCTTTTAAAAAAATAGAATAATGAGTCAATCATTATAAATGGTGGAGGGGGGAGGATTTGAACCTCCGAAGGCATCGCCGGCAGATTTACAGTCTGCTCCCTTTGACCACTCGGGAACCCCTCCAATTTTGCGCCATATCTGGAGCTGGCGATGGGACTCGAACCCGCAACCTGCTGATTACAAATCAGCTGCTCTACCTGTTGAGCTACGCCAGCTGCTATGTTTCAATCCCGCCTAAAGGCCAACCTTTTTATATTGCAGGCACACGCGCTCCTCTAAATGAGAAATGCGGAATTTAGTTTGATTCACGATCTTTGTCAAGAAATTTCTTTTAGGCGAAGTTTCCCGCCTTAATCCACGGAGCGTCTTCACCTCAGATTAATCTCAGCCCCTCAAGATCTTTGAGTGGCGGAACCATACCGTGTCCGATATTTTCCTCGATCACAGGAACAGGCCGTGCGCCCGGTACCCATACGAAACAAGCGCCCGAATCCATAATAAAATGATTCTGTCCAACATCACAAACAGGAACCTTGCGGGACCGGGCACTCAAACCGCCAAACTGATAGCCGTAAAAGCGTTCTGCAATAACGCCGCAAATTCTCGTCAGGAATTTCTGGGCGGGCCGCCAACATCTCTTATACACCACCATCGTTGATGTACCCGCGGAACCAACTTTCGTTGAATTAGACAGAAGTGATTATAAAAATACAATTCCAAAGTTTATGAAAAGGCATGGGGCCTTTCTCTCACCGAGCAGCTTTGCCTTGATGCGAAGCTGCTCCTGGTTATGCCTCATCGTCTTAATGTCCAAGTCATGCCGGTCTTTGTATCATGCACATCAATGCCCATCTCCGATAATTGCTGTCGGATACGATCGGCTGTTTCCCAATCAGCCCTTTCCCTTGATTCCCCCCTTAAACGCAGAAGATGCATCACCTCCTGGGAAAGGCCCTGTTCCTGAAAGGTCATCACCCCTAAAACGGAATCGATCTTCTTCATGGCTTCGAGAATTCCTTCCTTTTCCCTGACACGAAGAAGGCCATCAACCAACGGTGAATTTATTCGCCTGATAAATTCAAACAGGGCGGCGAGCGCACCTGAAACATTCAAGTCATCATCCAGTTCATCAGAAAAGTTTTTTTTAAGAGCATACAATAGCTGGTCCGTATCGGGGAACCCAGGTCCATCAGAAGGATGAAGAAGGCGCTGAATGAAACCATCTATTCTTTTTACTGTATTTTTGGCTGTTTCCAGAGCGCCCCATGTAAAATTGAGGGGCTTCCTATAGTGCAAACCCAGCAGGAAAAAACGGATTTCCTTTCCGAAAAAACCTTTTTTCTCCAAGCCCTCGATGGTCATCGTATTCTCCAAGGACCTCGACATTTTTTTGCCGTCCGTCATGACTAATTCCGTATTCACCCAATAATTCGCCATCATTTTCCCTGTCACGGCCTTACCAATGGCCATGACGTTCTCGCAGTGCGGAAATATGATATCATTACCACTGGAATGAATATCAATGGTTTCTCCAAGATGACACAAGGAAATGGCCGCGCATTCAAGATGCCAGCTCGGACGAACGTTGCCCCATCGGGTCTGAAAATAAATTCCTCTTTTAAGTTCATTGAGGGTCGTCCTTTTCAACAGGGTAAAGTCACCCGGACTGTCTTTTTCGTAATCATCCAGATCAACTGTTAAGCCATACTTGACCTGTTTCAAATCTACATTGGACAGATTCCCGTAGTCATGGAGCTTCGATATATCGAAATAAACCGAACGTAATTTTTCATAGGCGAATCCTTTCGCAACCAGCTTTTCTACGATTTCCATCATTTGGGGCACATTATCGCTGGCCCGCGGATATTCATCCCCTCCTTTGACATTCAGGGTATCCATATCGCGAAGGAAGGCTGACATGTTCTTTTGGGTATATCCCAACAAATCCGTGTTGGCCCGCTCCGCTCCTTTGATGGATCGGTCGGCGAGATCGATGATATTCATGACATGACGTACCGGATAGCCTTTATATTCAAGGTAACGCCGGATCAAGTCCGACACGACAAAGCGTCGAAGACTGCCGATATGGGGGATGTCATGAACGGTTGGACCGCATGAATGCATGAGAATCAACTGGGGATTAATCGGTCGAAAAAAATCCTTTTCACGGGTCAGGTTGTTATAAAGTTTCAGTGTCGAATTTTTCTGGTCAGCAAACAGTTCCGTACTCAAGTACCGCTCGCCACCATCGGGACAGATGACAACGATTAACCCATCCGTC from Deltaproteobacteria bacterium encodes the following:
- a CDS encoding cysteine--tRNA ligase → FNNHENVMAHYYGTAEEIWRQTEGAVTMVVAALGTTGTAMGISGKLKEYNPDIRMIGVEPYLQHKIQGLKNMKESYRPGIFDKNRLDEKTNILDEDAFAMARRMAQEEGIFVGMSSGAAMHVALQKAKEMTDGLIVVICPDGGERYLSTELFADQKNSTLKLYNNLTREKDFFRPINPQLILMHSCGPTVHDIPHIGSLRRFVVSDLIRRYLEYKGYPVRHVMNIIDLADRSIKGAERANTDLLGYTQKNMSAFLRDMDTLNVKGGDEYPRASDNVPQMMEIVEKLVAKGFAYEKLRSVYFDISKLHDYGNLSNVDLKQVKYGLTVDLDDYEKDSPGDFTLLKRTTLNELKRGIYFQTRWGNVRPSWHLECAAISLCHLGETIDIHSSGNDIIFPHCENVMAIGKAVTGKMMANYWVNTELVMTDGKKMSRSLENTMTIEGLEKKGFFGKEIRFFLLGLHYRKPLNFTWGALETAKNTVKRIDGFIQRLLHPSDGPGFPDTDQLLYALKKNFSDELDDDLNVSGALAALFEFIRRINSPLVDGLLRVREKEGILEAMKKIDSVLGVMTFQEQGLSQEVMHLLRLRGESRERADWETADRIRQQLSEMGIDVHDTKTGMTWTLRR
- a CDS encoding 50S ribosomal protein L1; this translates as MSRKGKEFVKAKAQIEPNRRYTLQEAIDLSIRTARAKFDETVDAAIRLGVNPAHADQMIRGSVVLPHGLGKTVRVLVFAKGEKEKEALEAGADVVGGDDLVEKIKGGWLEFDKTVATPDMMGSVGKIGKILGPRGLMPNPKVGTVTFDVANAVQELKAGKVEFRVEKAGIIHSPVGKVSFGVEKLRDNIATLLETIIKLKPASSKGVYMRSISISTTMGPGVKVDPLDVRNIN
- the rplJ gene encoding 50S ribosomal protein L10, with protein sequence MDRRTKEKVIAELHDKLEGVRLAVLANYSGLNVEKITALRNALRKSDTELRVVKNTLLEIASRDTCAAVLKDYLKGPLAIVLNNGDVVEPAKTLVDFAKKNAQLELVAGVLEGKVLDVSQINALAELPGREVLLAKLLSVMVGVQTSLVNVLSAVPRGLVQVLDAYRVKKENDN
- the rpmG gene encoding 50S ribosomal protein L33, whose amino-acid sequence is MRNIILLACTECKQRNYSTTKNKRTMQGRLELKKYCKFCRTHTPHRETK
- the secE gene encoding preprotein translocase subunit SecE, yielding MGNLMDKIKLVLFRIRQFLGEARAELRKVTWPTRKQTFASTGVVLVVVIIVSLFLGLVDFGLAKIIKALLG
- the rplL gene encoding 50S ribosomal protein L7/L12, giving the protein MAEITKADVVSFIEGMTVLELSELVKELEEKFGVSAAAPVAVAAAGTPAAAAATAAEEKTEFDVVLTGFGNEKIQVIKVVRAITGLGLKEAKDLVEGVPKPIKEAVQKDEAEDIKKKIEEVGGAVEIK
- the rplK gene encoding 50S ribosomal protein L11, with translation MAKKIIASIKLQIKAGKATPSPPIGPALGQHGVNIMEFCKAYNAMTQNQEGTVIPVVITVYSDRSFTFVTKTPPASVLLKQAAKIAKGSGVPNRDKVGSVTSGQIKEIAELKYKDLNAVDLDNAIRIISGTARSMGIEVVG
- the rpoB gene encoding DNA-directed RNA polymerase subunit beta → MAEFRKNLGCIKKILDIPNLLDIQTKSYEKFLQRDVEPGERANIGLQGAFRSAFPISDFSGKCSLEFVSYKIGEPRYDVKECLQKGLTYAAPLRIVARLVVFDIEKTPDQEKVSGETRQIRDVKEQEIFFGEIPLMTDTGTFIVNGTERVIVSQLHRSPGIFYDHDKGKTVTSGKLIYSARIIPIRGSWLDLEFDSKDLLYVRIDRRRKMPVTILLKAMGNSTEFILKYFYGVQKVLIEGEKMFIPINETLIDERAPNDIRDTKTGEVIAKKGRKISRVLLRRLTEAGINRIDVTPEDIVDEVLVADVLDPLTGETLLKCNETLSLDGLEMLRERGVTECDFIRLDEDMENASIRDTLLMDRIDSEEDAVMEIYRRLRPSSPPTPETARKFFGSLFFQADTYDLSAVGRAKMNYKLRLDVATDVTILRNEDVLAAVKYLLDLKNGAHDCSVDDIDHLGNRRVRSVGELIENQYRIGMVRMERAVKEKMSLQDIETMMPHDLVNAKPVSAVVSEFFGSSQLSQFMDQTNPLSEITHKRRLSALGPGGLTRERAGFEVRDVHPTHYGRICPVETPEGPNIGLIVSLSSYARVNEFGFIETPYRVVENGHVSDEIRFLTAIEEENQVIAPADTPISPDGHFLGDLVSVRRGENFLACVPTEVNMMDVSPNQLVSVAATLIPFLEHDDANRALMGSNMQRQAVPLIKPEAPLVGTGMEAIVARDSGAVIVAKRAGVVESVDALRIVIRSDESGRDSTDTGVDIYNLVKYHRSNQDTCFNQKPIVEKGARVKTGDVIADGPAVDNGELALGRNVMVAFMAWGGYNYEDSILVSERIVKEDVYTSIHIEEFETMARDTKLGKEEITRDIPNVGEDVLRNLDEDGIIRMGTAVKAGDILVGKVTPKGETQLSAEEKLLRAIFGEKASDVRDTSLRVPPGVEGTVIDAKIFTRKGTEKDRLSQFIEEESIEQLRKDRDDEIRIATETVKKKISELLTGRVAAGKIMDAKRRTVLKKGDTITAEILNEIPLPFLREISVSDGDEIEKEIDVLLSNLARKEEVVQDYFDQKLEKIKASDELPPGVIKLVKIYVAIKRKLSVGDKMAGRHGNKGVLSRVLPEEDMPYFADGTPVDIVLNPLGVPSRMNVGQILEAYLGLAVKGMGEQLTHLVEMETDSDKIRKELKNLYEMPEFNAFVEQAPPGKIIEFVEDLKKGVPVASPVFDGVEEEEIKKIMKAANLPERGQTILFDGRTGEPFDQPITVGMIYMLKLHHLVDNKIHARSIGPYSLVTQQPLGGKAQFGGQRLGEMEVWAMEAYGAAYSLQEFLTVKADDVTGRTRMYEAIVKGEHTTEPGVPESFNVLVKELQSLCLDVELIEEE
- the nusG gene encoding transcription termination/antitermination protein NusG, which gives rise to MEFRWYVVHTYSGFENKVKLSLEERIKTEGKQDFFSDILIPEENVVELVSGERKTSKRKFFPGYILVRMKLNDETWHIVKDTPKVTGFIGSKDKPSPVPDKDVENLITRIDEGTLKPQPKFKFDVGDHVRVIDGPFTNFDGVIDEVRPEKGKLRVIVSIFGRPTPVELDFIQVIQN